One genomic region from Ornithinimicrobium flavum encodes:
- a CDS encoding FMN-binding negative transcriptional regulator codes for MTDPDEVRRLIRNHPWATIVSPGTTGLVASHYPVILDESAEGPDITVLSHFGVPTTGCTSSGGTRSWSSSWGRTTTSRPAGTPPASSCRRGTT; via the coding sequence ATGACGGACCCCGACGAGGTCCGCCGGCTGATCCGGAACCACCCGTGGGCCACGATCGTGTCGCCGGGCACCACCGGTCTGGTCGCGTCGCACTACCCGGTCATCCTCGACGAGAGCGCCGAGGGCCCGGACATCACCGTCCTCAGTCACTTCGGCGTCCCGACGACCGGCTGCACGAGCTCGGGCGGCACGAGATCCTGGTCATCGTCCTGGGGCCGCACGACTACATCTCGCCCAGCTGGTACGCCCCCGGCGAGCTCGTGCCGACGTGGAACCACGTGA
- a CDS encoding FMN-binding negative transcriptional regulator yields MGPHDYISPSWYAPGELVPTWNHVTAHLYGTPEILDEEQNYAALSLLTDHFERGRPGGRSPRTSKPPGGRPRGR; encoded by the coding sequence CTGGGGCCGCACGACTACATCTCGCCCAGCTGGTACGCCCCCGGCGAGCTCGTGCCGACGTGGAACCACGTGACGGCGCATCTCTACGGGACGCCCGAGATCCTCGACGAGGAGCAGAACTACGCGGCGCTCTCCCTCCTGACCGACCACTTCGAGCGGGGCCGGCCCGGCGGTCGCTCGCCGAGGACGAGCAAGCCACCCGGCGGGAGGCCAAGGGGGCGGTGA